In Rhizobium jaguaris, a single window of DNA contains:
- a CDS encoding LysR family transcriptional regulator gives MRITLAQIEAFYWTVQLGSAQKAAYHLNLAQPSISLRLKDLGEALGVELLERSSRGLIMTAEGRMLLPRVKSIMAEIQSIQQRDSALAVVGAIRVGLAEGFAVNCLAPLLAGLLEDYPSLEPEWVVATSTTLEASLLDDKIDVAVLLNPLGHEKLALKPLGPQPTHWVAPASWDMGSAVEPKDLWDKPIISNPPPSAMYRQVTHWFALAGIQPQKISVCTSVAVIPELVAAGLGAGILPTAMALRYVAEGTIQMLPSSPKIENGRLFLGSRAGVADQKIMAVERTTSRVLKKMRYLEIDNNNSTLDNPMA, from the coding sequence GTGCGGATAACGCTTGCTCAGATCGAAGCTTTCTACTGGACGGTTCAGCTCGGTTCGGCGCAGAAGGCTGCGTATCATCTCAATCTTGCGCAGCCGAGCATTTCCCTGCGTTTGAAGGATCTCGGCGAGGCCCTGGGTGTTGAGTTGCTGGAGCGGTCAAGTCGCGGTCTCATCATGACGGCCGAAGGGCGCATGCTGTTGCCCCGCGTCAAATCGATAATGGCGGAAATACAGAGCATCCAGCAGCGGGATTCCGCTCTTGCCGTTGTCGGGGCCATCCGGGTCGGGCTCGCAGAAGGTTTCGCAGTCAATTGCCTGGCGCCGCTGCTTGCTGGCCTGTTGGAGGATTATCCTTCCCTGGAGCCCGAATGGGTCGTTGCCACGAGCACGACACTGGAAGCCTCGCTTCTGGATGACAAGATCGACGTCGCCGTTCTGCTCAATCCGCTCGGTCACGAAAAACTCGCGCTCAAGCCGCTCGGCCCCCAGCCGACACATTGGGTGGCGCCGGCTTCCTGGGACATGGGGAGTGCCGTCGAACCCAAGGATCTCTGGGACAAGCCCATCATTTCGAATCCGCCGCCGTCGGCCATGTACCGGCAGGTCACGCACTGGTTTGCACTAGCGGGCATCCAGCCGCAAAAGATCAGTGTCTGCACCAGCGTGGCAGTCATCCCGGAGCTCGTGGCAGCGGGCCTGGGGGCCGGGATCCTGCCGACCGCGATGGCTCTTCGTTATGTTGCCGAAGGCACGATCCAGATGCTGCCTTCCAGCCCAAAAATCGAAAACGGCCGGCTGTTCCTGGGCTCGCGCGCCGGTGTGGCCGACCAGAAGATCATGGCGGTCGAACGGACGACGAGCCGCGTGCTGAAAAAAATGCGCTATCTGGAAATCGACAACAACAACTCGACATTGGACAACCCGATGGCGTAA
- a CDS encoding potassium channel beta subunit family protein, with amino-acid sequence MEYRRLGKSGLKVSEFSFGSWVTFGRQVEGSDAVSMMAYAYDNGINFFDNAEGYESGKSEIVMGEALKTLGWSRDSFIVSSKVFWGGQKPTQRGLSRKHVTDAAHAALKRLQVDYLDLYFCHRPDIDTPIEETVRAMHDLVTQGKILYWGTSEWSAQQLTEAYAVARDLRITPPTMEQPQYNIFERQKVEGDYLPLYDLIGLGTTIWSPLASGVLTGKYNKGVPNDSRLNLPGYEWLKEKWSSEAGRAQLAKVAQLADLADEVGISITHLALLWCLSNRNVSTVILGASRMSQLEDNLAALAHKDKLTPEVLARIEAIVGNKPAAPQRF; translated from the coding sequence ATGGAATATCGTCGTCTTGGAAAATCGGGCCTGAAGGTCAGCGAATTCTCGTTCGGATCATGGGTTACCTTCGGCAGGCAAGTCGAGGGTAGCGATGCCGTCAGTATGATGGCGTACGCCTATGACAACGGCATCAACTTCTTTGACAATGCCGAGGGTTACGAGAGCGGAAAATCCGAAATCGTCATGGGCGAAGCGCTGAAAACGCTCGGTTGGAGCCGAGACAGCTTCATCGTTTCCAGCAAGGTGTTCTGGGGTGGCCAGAAACCGACGCAAAGAGGCCTGTCGCGCAAGCATGTTACCGACGCTGCTCATGCTGCACTGAAGCGCCTGCAGGTGGATTATCTCGACCTTTATTTTTGCCACCGGCCTGACATCGATACTCCGATCGAAGAAACCGTCCGTGCCATGCACGACCTCGTCACCCAGGGCAAAATTCTCTACTGGGGCACGTCGGAATGGTCGGCCCAGCAATTGACCGAAGCCTATGCGGTGGCCCGTGATCTGCGCATCACGCCTCCGACGATGGAACAGCCGCAATACAACATTTTTGAACGCCAGAAGGTCGAGGGTGATTACCTGCCGCTTTACGATCTGATCGGCTTGGGCACGACGATCTGGTCCCCGCTCGCATCGGGCGTTCTGACCGGCAAGTACAACAAGGGCGTGCCCAACGACAGCCGCTTGAACTTACCAGGTTATGAATGGCTGAAGGAGAAATGGTCTAGCGAGGCTGGCCGCGCTCAGCTGGCCAAGGTGGCGCAACTGGCTGATCTCGCAGACGAGGTCGGCATTTCGATCACTCATCTCGCTTTGCTCTGGTGCCTTTCCAACCGCAATGTGTCGACGGTGATCCTCGGTGCATCGCGCATGAGCCAGCTAGAGGACAATCTGGCGGCGCTGGCACACAAAGACAAGCTGACCCCTGAGGTGCTGGCTCGCATCGAGGCCATCGTAGGAAACAAGCCGGCTGCGCCGCAGCGGTTCTGA
- a CDS encoding dodecin, whose amino-acid sequence MSDHVYKKVELIGSSKTSVTEAIETAISRASKTMRNLEWFEVEQVRGHIKDGEVAHYQVVVKVGFRIDD is encoded by the coding sequence GTGAGCGATCATGTCTATAAGAAGGTGGAACTTATCGGCAGTTCCAAGACCTCGGTGACCGAGGCGATCGAGACGGCGATTTCGCGAGCCTCGAAAACCATGAGGAACCTCGAATGGTTCGAAGTGGAGCAGGTCAGAGGGCACATCAAGGATGGCGAGGTGGCGCATTATCAGGTGGTGGTGAAGGTCGGATTTCGCATCGATGATTGA
- a CDS encoding ABC transporter permease: MAITLDQTIAQKQRNWLTALLGSQTFWVLIAVILAGIFLSFATSSFATPTNLYNITRNVTFVAIIALGMTLVIITGGIDLSVGSVLCLCSMILAVVMHAGYGIGVGIVASIGTALVIGAFNGILIAYLGFPPFVVTLGMLSIARSLAMVASNNTVVFQFGPDHDKLLALGGGAWLFGISNPVVYMIVLALLTGFVLRWTRFGRYVFAIGGNEYAATLTGVPVRTIKVAVYMLSALSAGVAGIVQTGWLGAVTTNIGAGMELQVIAAAVIGGANLAGGVGTAFGALVGAALIEVIRNSLGLLGINAFWQGTFIGGAIVLAVLFDRVRNFRQSE; this comes from the coding sequence ATGGCAATTACCCTGGACCAGACGATCGCACAGAAGCAGCGGAATTGGCTGACAGCGCTACTCGGCAGCCAGACATTCTGGGTGTTGATTGCAGTCATCCTCGCCGGCATTTTCCTATCCTTCGCCACCAGTTCCTTCGCGACGCCGACCAACCTCTACAATATCACCCGCAACGTCACCTTCGTCGCGATCATCGCGCTCGGCATGACGCTGGTTATCATCACCGGAGGCATCGATCTTTCGGTGGGCTCGGTGCTTTGCCTTTGCAGCATGATACTGGCTGTTGTCATGCACGCGGGCTACGGCATCGGGGTCGGCATCGTCGCTTCGATCGGCACGGCGCTTGTCATTGGGGCCTTTAATGGCATCCTGATCGCCTATCTCGGCTTTCCACCGTTCGTCGTCACGCTCGGAATGCTGTCGATTGCCCGCAGCTTGGCGATGGTCGCGTCCAACAACACGGTCGTCTTTCAATTCGGACCGGATCACGACAAGCTTCTTGCACTCGGCGGCGGTGCGTGGCTCTTCGGCATTTCAAATCCCGTGGTCTACATGATCGTGCTGGCACTCCTGACCGGCTTCGTGCTGCGCTGGACCAGATTTGGCCGCTACGTCTTTGCGATCGGCGGTAATGAATATGCCGCGACGCTCACCGGCGTTCCCGTGCGAACAATCAAGGTCGCCGTTTATATGCTCTCCGCTTTGTCGGCCGGCGTCGCCGGCATTGTTCAAACCGGTTGGCTCGGTGCCGTCACCACCAATATCGGCGCCGGGATGGAGTTGCAGGTGATCGCCGCAGCCGTCATCGGCGGCGCCAATCTTGCCGGTGGCGTCGGCACCGCCTTCGGTGCGCTCGTCGGCGCTGCACTGATCGAAGTGATCCGCAACAGTCTCGGCCTGCTCGGCATCAATGCCTTCTGGCAAGGCACCTTCATCGGCGGCGCGATCGTGCTTGCCGTCCTGTTCGATCGAGTCCGCAATTTCCGGCAAAGCGAGTAG
- a CDS encoding ATP-binding cassette domain-containing protein — protein sequence MLLTLAGRKPAGEAQLKSKRTYSERASLRLWEARQLVAVLELANISKHFGAIQAVNDVSFSLEAGEVVGLMGDNGAGKSTLVKMIAGNFRPSHGTMSLDGEDLSLYRPVEARQRGIEIVHQDLALCNNLTAAANVFLGRELRLGLGPLRILDYKAMYKRAGEIFKELKSETRPRDLVKQMSGGQRQAVAIARTMLAEAKLVLMDEPTAAISVRQVAEVLAHIRQLRDRGIAVILISHRMPDVFSVADRVIVMRRGRKVADKPIATSSPEEVTGLITGAIEQV from the coding sequence ATGTTACTGACGCTTGCAGGGAGGAAACCGGCAGGCGAAGCGCAGCTCAAATCCAAACGAACATATTCGGAACGGGCGAGCCTGCGGCTTTGGGAGGCTAGACAGCTGGTGGCAGTTCTTGAGCTTGCCAACATCTCGAAACATTTTGGCGCCATCCAGGCGGTCAATGATGTTTCGTTTTCGTTGGAGGCGGGAGAGGTTGTCGGGCTGATGGGCGACAACGGCGCCGGCAAATCGACGCTCGTCAAGATGATCGCCGGCAACTTTCGGCCGAGCCACGGCACGATGAGCCTCGATGGCGAGGATCTCTCCCTTTATCGGCCGGTTGAAGCACGGCAACGCGGCATCGAAATCGTCCATCAGGACCTCGCTCTCTGCAACAATCTGACGGCTGCCGCAAACGTCTTTCTGGGGCGCGAGCTTCGCCTCGGTCTCGGCCCCCTGCGAATCCTCGACTATAAGGCGATGTACAAGCGCGCCGGCGAAATTTTCAAAGAGCTGAAATCCGAGACGCGGCCCCGCGACCTCGTCAAGCAGATGTCTGGCGGCCAGCGGCAGGCGGTGGCGATCGCCCGCACGATGCTGGCGGAGGCAAAGCTGGTCCTCATGGATGAACCAACCGCCGCCATTTCCGTTCGGCAGGTGGCTGAAGTGCTCGCCCATATCCGCCAATTGCGGGACCGTGGTATCGCCGTCATCCTGATCAGCCACCGCATGCCGGATGTCTTTTCCGTCGCTGATCGGGTGATTGTCATGCGGCGGGGGCGGAAAGTTGCCGACAAGCCGATCGCGACGAGTTCACCCGAAGAAGTCACGGGGCTCATCACGGGCGCGATCGAACAGGTATGA
- a CDS encoding NAD-dependent epimerase/dehydratase family protein produces the protein MLILVTGATGKVGQHFIARLLDDSRFSKARIRALCHNRTCPETERVEVARGSIADRETVAEALTGVTHVVHLATCKETPADVMDVTVKGLFWLLEHFRTSATARQFILIGGDAGIGHFYYRHEAPITETTPHQAYPGCYALSKVLEELMLAQFGIQYGLNGCCLRAPWIMEKDDFKFTLSFGNDVFGGPDWKTLVPRADAERYAKDSTVPLLRDADGRPLKRNFVHVEDLVSAILSAIDNARTKGQLFNVCMDRPVDYGEVAAYLARTRGLGSIDIASQFHSNWMDNSKAKYLLNWSPVYDLEMLIDSAWEYERSEEDPRIVWYPG, from the coding sequence ATGTTAATCCTTGTCACCGGCGCAACAGGCAAGGTCGGGCAGCACTTCATTGCCCGACTGCTGGACGATTCACGTTTTTCAAAGGCGCGCATCCGTGCGCTTTGCCATAATCGCACTTGCCCTGAAACAGAGCGGGTAGAGGTAGCACGAGGCTCGATTGCTGATCGAGAAACAGTTGCCGAGGCGCTTACCGGTGTCACCCACGTCGTGCATCTTGCGACATGCAAGGAAACGCCCGCCGACGTCATGGACGTCACCGTCAAGGGGCTGTTCTGGCTACTCGAGCACTTCCGCACGAGCGCCACCGCGCGCCAGTTCATCCTCATCGGCGGTGACGCCGGTATCGGCCATTTCTACTATCGCCACGAAGCGCCCATCACCGAAACCACGCCGCACCAGGCCTATCCAGGATGCTACGCGCTTTCGAAAGTGCTGGAAGAGCTGATGCTAGCGCAATTCGGTATCCAATATGGCCTCAACGGCTGCTGCCTGCGCGCGCCCTGGATCATGGAAAAGGATGACTTCAAGTTCACGCTTTCGTTCGGCAACGACGTTTTCGGCGGACCTGACTGGAAGACGCTTGTCCCGCGGGCAGATGCGGAGCGTTATGCCAAGGACAGTACGGTTCCGCTGCTGCGCGACGCAGACGGACGTCCGTTGAAGCGCAATTTCGTTCATGTCGAAGACCTTGTTTCGGCGATCCTTTCGGCCATCGATAATGCGCGGACTAAGGGACAGCTTTTCAACGTCTGCATGGATCGACCCGTCGACTATGGCGAAGTCGCAGCCTATCTCGCCCGCACGCGAGGTCTCGGTTCCATCGATATAGCCAGCCAGTTCCATTCGAACTGGATGGACAACAGCAAGGCCAAGTACCTGCTGAATTGGAGCCCCGTCTACGATCTGGAAATGCTTATCGACTCGGCCTGGGAATACGAGCGTTCGGAGGAGGATCCGCGCATCGTCTGGTATCCGGGTTGA
- a CDS encoding substrate-binding domain-containing protein translates to MRKALLLTVAVLALTAGQTLAAKKQLVIVVKGLDNPFFEAINQGCQKWNKENASSEYECFYTGPASTSDEAGEAQIVQDVLGKAETAAIAISPSNAKLIAQTLKTANPKVPVMTVDADLAAEDSALRKTYLGTDNYLMGARIGEYIKKAMPSGGKICTIEGNPGADNILRRAQGMRDTLTGKKGLTELKGEGGWTEVAGCPVFTNDDGAKGVQAMTDILAANPDLVAFGIMGGWPLFGAPQPYRDLFKPMADKIGKNQFAIGAADTIGDEVAIAKEGLVTALVGQRPFEMGYKAPSVMMDLIAGKKVEGTLFTGLDECTKDTADTCIQK, encoded by the coding sequence ATGAGGAAGGCATTGTTGCTTACAGTCGCGGTATTGGCGCTTACGGCCGGACAAACCCTGGCAGCCAAGAAACAGCTTGTCATAGTCGTGAAGGGTTTGGACAACCCGTTCTTCGAAGCGATCAACCAGGGTTGCCAGAAGTGGAATAAGGAAAACGCGAGCTCCGAATACGAGTGCTTCTACACCGGTCCTGCCTCGACCTCTGATGAGGCTGGCGAGGCGCAGATCGTTCAGGACGTGTTGGGCAAGGCGGAAACGGCAGCGATCGCCATATCGCCGTCAAACGCCAAACTCATCGCCCAGACGCTGAAGACGGCCAATCCGAAGGTTCCGGTGATGACGGTTGACGCTGACCTTGCGGCCGAGGACTCAGCGCTGCGCAAGACCTATCTCGGAACCGACAATTACCTGATGGGTGCGCGCATCGGTGAGTATATCAAGAAGGCCATGCCGAGCGGCGGCAAGATCTGCACGATTGAAGGCAACCCCGGCGCCGACAACATTCTTCGCCGTGCACAGGGGATGCGTGATACGCTGACGGGTAAGAAAGGTCTTACCGAACTAAAGGGCGAGGGCGGCTGGACGGAAGTCGCCGGTTGCCCGGTGTTCACGAATGACGATGGCGCCAAAGGTGTCCAGGCGATGACGGACATCCTGGCTGCAAATCCAGATCTCGTGGCGTTTGGTATCATGGGTGGCTGGCCGCTGTTCGGCGCCCCGCAGCCTTATCGTGATCTATTCAAACCGATGGCTGACAAGATTGGCAAGAACCAGTTCGCGATTGGTGCTGCGGACACGATCGGCGACGAAGTGGCGATTGCCAAGGAGGGCCTGGTGACGGCACTCGTCGGCCAGCGGCCATTCGAGATGGGCTACAAGGCGCCCTCCGTGATGATGGACCTGATCGCCGGCAAGAAGGTCGAGGGTACTCTCTTCACGGGGCTCGATGAATGCACCAAGGACACCGCCGACACTTGCATTCAGAAGTAA
- a CDS encoding DUF995 domain-containing protein — MTVFRTLLLLCIFGAISTGAIAANAAQSSMAKPPAKSVPLSTEEVFQLYYNRTWIWKDGAGYFAAKQRDFKAWSGEGTGSYGVGHWFVTDPGKLCFKATWYAKTGHAPALTCFSHRRRGNVIFQKREPDGDWYAFKTTPAKAGDEYQKVRPGDHATAGYNRMRIKLSQHK; from the coding sequence ATGACTGTATTCCGAACGCTGCTATTATTGTGCATCTTCGGTGCGATCAGCACGGGTGCCATTGCTGCAAATGCCGCCCAAAGCAGTATGGCAAAACCGCCAGCTAAGTCAGTCCCACTGTCCACCGAAGAGGTGTTTCAGCTCTACTACAATCGCACCTGGATCTGGAAAGACGGCGCAGGCTATTTTGCGGCAAAACAGCGCGACTTTAAGGCGTGGTCCGGTGAAGGAACGGGTTCATACGGCGTTGGGCATTGGTTTGTAACCGATCCGGGCAAGCTCTGTTTCAAGGCCACATGGTACGCGAAGACAGGACACGCCCCGGCATTGACCTGTTTCAGTCATCGAAGGAGAGGCAACGTTATATTCCAGAAACGCGAGCCGGACGGAGATTGGTATGCATTCAAGACGACTCCGGCCAAGGCCGGCGATGAATATCAGAAGGTACGACCTGGCGACCATGCAACCGCTGGATACAATCGCATGCGGATAAAGCTGTCGCAACACAAGTAG
- a CDS encoding helix-turn-helix domain-containing protein, whose translation MDIRLPDGVSEEAGFPADHTAWNLGGMLVVQQSVPPHSYARSAAKLRSNSIDHWHVVLLRSGRSWTEVDGKVSEGGPGKVELRSLGHPFRGRATDSQSLSVYLPRELFLDTAAVNDIKNNMVFSDTYINLLIDYLGSLEAKLASMTAPDLPRVVQTTRDMLVTCLSSPAGNSGPEKLQSNLALMERVRRFVQQNLSSQNLTPDTICRELGISRTRLYQLFESSGGVLHYIQKRRLFSAHVALSDTVNRQQILEIATAVGFTSAAHFSRAFSKEFGYTPREARNVAAPPFLARAVSPVDIKDSSNPFGNWLNSLGH comes from the coding sequence ATGGATATCAGACTGCCGGATGGTGTATCGGAGGAAGCTGGCTTTCCTGCCGATCATACGGCTTGGAACCTTGGCGGCATGCTCGTCGTCCAGCAATCGGTACCTCCGCATTCTTACGCGCGTTCGGCGGCAAAGCTGCGATCAAATTCGATCGACCATTGGCATGTCGTACTGCTGCGCAGCGGCCGAAGCTGGACCGAGGTGGATGGCAAGGTCTCTGAGGGTGGGCCGGGGAAGGTGGAGCTAAGGTCCTTGGGCCATCCTTTTCGAGGAAGGGCGACCGACTCACAAAGTCTCTCCGTTTACCTGCCGCGGGAGCTATTTCTGGACACGGCTGCCGTCAACGACATCAAGAATAATATGGTATTCTCCGATACTTATATTAATCTCTTGATCGACTATCTCGGTAGCCTTGAGGCAAAGCTGGCCAGCATGACTGCGCCGGACCTTCCTCGTGTTGTCCAAACAACCCGCGACATGCTGGTTACGTGTCTGTCGTCCCCGGCGGGAAACTCCGGTCCTGAAAAACTACAGAGCAATTTAGCCCTGATGGAGCGCGTGCGTCGTTTTGTTCAGCAAAATTTGAGTTCGCAGAATCTCACGCCGGATACAATATGCCGGGAACTCGGCATTTCGCGCACCCGGCTTTACCAATTGTTCGAGTCGAGTGGCGGCGTCCTCCACTATATCCAGAAGCGTCGCCTTTTTTCAGCACATGTTGCGCTCAGCGACACTGTGAACCGACAGCAGATTCTGGAGATTGCCACCGCTGTCGGCTTTACCTCCGCGGCTCACTTCAGCCGGGCGTTCAGCAAGGAATTTGGTTATACGCCTCGCGAGGCCAGAAACGTTGCAGCGCCGCCCTTTCTTGCTCGGGCAGTTTCACCCGTGGACATAAAAGACAGCTCAAACCCATTTGGTAACTGGCTTAATTCCCTCGGACATTGA
- a CDS encoding carbohydrate porin: protein MRNSAVAALPLTLAMIMFAAGARADDTAPPSYAETTLTGDWHGYRNWLRDQGVTFTMSQTSDVLGNVSGGLRRGAAYDGVFQLQGDFDMGRLAGWTGGSIHISGYAIQGQGLSGKNIGNLLTVTSVEADPGFRLGEFYISQSLMNGAVTVKLGQILADQNFAISNTASLFVNSTFGWPGIFAADLPGGGPAYPFAVPGAQIIVKPDDAWTLQAAVFNGSPTGSDPNGNANGLGFPVGDGVLAIAEAAYAYMPGKGDPGLPGTYKIGAWYNSEEFDSLSTASNGVSLADPLSSGSPRRLSGNFALYGVVDQTLWQEPGSSDNGLNGFVRIAIAPQQDRNSMNWYFDMGLAYKGLLPGRDDDTAGVSFAYASMSSGTSDLVKAQNAFTGASQPVPSSEAVIETTYQAAVTPWLSAQPFFQYVIRPGGNAADPSKPNSRIQNAAIFGLRAVATF, encoded by the coding sequence ATGAGAAATTCAGCCGTCGCTGCGCTTCCGCTTACACTCGCCATGATAATGTTTGCGGCAGGTGCCAGGGCGGACGACACGGCACCGCCATCCTACGCCGAAACGACGCTCACCGGCGATTGGCATGGCTATCGCAACTGGTTGCGGGATCAGGGTGTCACTTTCACGATGTCGCAGACCAGCGATGTACTTGGCAATGTATCGGGCGGTCTGAGAAGGGGAGCTGCCTATGACGGTGTCTTCCAATTGCAGGGCGACTTCGACATGGGCCGGTTGGCAGGCTGGACCGGCGGCAGCATTCATATTTCCGGTTATGCCATTCAGGGCCAGGGCTTGTCTGGGAAGAATATAGGCAATCTCCTGACCGTGACGTCGGTTGAGGCAGATCCCGGCTTCAGGCTTGGAGAATTTTATATCTCGCAGAGTCTCATGAATGGCGCGGTGACGGTGAAGCTCGGGCAAATTCTGGCGGACCAGAATTTCGCGATCAGCAATACCGCCAGTCTTTTCGTCAACTCGACATTCGGATGGCCCGGCATTTTCGCGGCGGATCTTCCGGGAGGAGGACCGGCCTATCCCTTTGCCGTTCCGGGCGCCCAGATCATCGTCAAGCCTGACGATGCTTGGACGTTGCAGGCCGCCGTCTTCAATGGGAGTCCAACCGGATCAGATCCGAACGGCAATGCCAATGGACTGGGGTTTCCGGTTGGAGATGGCGTGCTCGCGATTGCCGAAGCGGCTTATGCCTATATGCCGGGGAAAGGTGATCCGGGTTTGCCTGGCACCTATAAGATCGGGGCCTGGTACAATTCGGAGGAGTTTGACAGTCTCTCCACCGCATCGAACGGTGTTTCCCTGGCCGATCCTTTGTCGAGCGGGAGCCCGCGTCGGCTCTCCGGCAATTTTGCGCTATATGGCGTTGTCGATCAAACACTTTGGCAAGAGCCAGGCAGTTCAGACAATGGTCTTAATGGATTTGTCCGCATAGCGATCGCACCACAGCAGGATCGCAATAGCATGAACTGGTATTTTGATATGGGTCTTGCCTATAAAGGGCTCCTGCCAGGGCGTGACGATGACACGGCCGGTGTCAGCTTTGCCTATGCCAGCATGAGTTCGGGCACGTCGGATCTGGTAAAGGCTCAGAATGCCTTCACCGGAGCATCACAGCCCGTTCCGAGCTCCGAGGCTGTGATCGAAACCACCTATCAGGCCGCTGTAACGCCTTGGCTGTCGGCCCAGCCCTTCTTTCAATATGTCATCCGACCCGGCGGCAATGCAGCCGACCCCAGCAAGCCCAATTCACGGATACAGAATGCCGCGATTTTTGGTCTCAGAGCCGTGGCAACCTTCTGA
- a CDS encoding UDP-glucuronic acid decarboxylase family protein, with product MKVMRPITNRINTDSLISEIRVLRSKQQARHILVAGGAGFLGSHLCERLLKLGHTVICVDNFSTGLERNISHLRDFKRFSVIRHDVVDPIDIEVDEIYNLACPASPPHYQADPVHTMKTSVFGALNLLELAACTGARIFQASTSEVYGDPLVHPQVESYWGNVNPFGPRSCYDEGKRSAETLFFDFHQRHDVEIKVARIFNTYGPNMRPDDGRVVSNFIVQALKGQDITIYGDGSQTRSFCFVDDLIEGFQQLMATEPSFTGPVNLGNPGEFTILELAEQVIKLTGSRSKMIRKPLPTDDPQQRRPDISLAQSKLGWQPLVPLSTGLERTICYFDRLLTVEAHEWVGTA from the coding sequence ATGAAAGTCATGCGTCCGATAACCAACCGCATTAATACTGACTCGCTCATTAGCGAGATACGTGTTCTCCGCTCGAAACAGCAGGCTCGACATATTCTGGTCGCCGGTGGTGCTGGTTTTCTTGGATCGCATCTTTGCGAGCGCCTCCTCAAATTGGGCCACACGGTCATCTGCGTTGACAATTTTTCAACGGGACTGGAACGCAATATCAGCCATCTGCGGGACTTCAAGCGCTTCAGTGTCATAAGGCATGACGTCGTGGATCCGATCGACATCGAAGTCGATGAGATCTACAACCTTGCCTGCCCGGCATCGCCTCCTCACTATCAGGCTGATCCGGTGCATACGATGAAGACGTCCGTTTTCGGTGCACTCAATTTGCTGGAACTTGCTGCATGCACCGGTGCCCGCATCTTCCAGGCCTCCACGTCGGAAGTATATGGCGACCCTCTGGTACATCCTCAAGTTGAAAGTTATTGGGGAAACGTGAACCCGTTTGGCCCTCGGTCCTGCTACGACGAGGGCAAGCGCAGCGCCGAAACGCTATTCTTTGATTTTCATCAGAGACACGATGTCGAGATCAAGGTCGCGCGAATTTTCAATACATATGGCCCCAACATGCGTCCCGATGACGGCCGTGTTGTATCCAACTTCATCGTTCAAGCGCTGAAGGGTCAGGACATAACGATCTACGGCGACGGCTCACAGACGCGCTCGTTCTGCTTCGTCGATGATCTCATCGAGGGCTTTCAGCAGCTGATGGCGACCGAGCCGTCGTTCACCGGACCTGTTAATCTTGGGAATCCGGGTGAATTCACCATTCTGGAACTCGCCGAGCAGGTGATCAAACTGACCGGCTCGCGCTCGAAAATGATCCGTAAGCCGCTGCCGACAGATGATCCGCAGCAGCGCCGTCCCGACATATCCCTCGCACAGAGCAAACTGGGCTGGCAACCGCTGGTGCCGCTGTCCACCGGCCTGGAAAGGACGATCTGCTATTTCGATCGCCTCCTCACCGTAGAAGCACATGAATGGGTGGGGACCGCGTGA